CATGCTTAAATCTTTAATCTTACACGTTAACTCCTATCAAATCAGATTTCATATTTCGCTAGACCTTGCTTCTCACTTAACCCAAACAACGAATAACTTCAACTTAACATTTCTCATGAATAACCTTATAATgtggttatatttttactataagaGACCTTCCAGGCAAACTAAAATTTACTCACATAGAACTCTTATCACGAACTTAAACCCCAAGGTTTCCTCCGCAAAACACTTGATTCTTTTTGTGAAGACCACAAAAAACGTCTAGTCTAAAACTTTGTAAAAACTCTCTTCTTAACTTACACGAAGACTTTCTCTTCTTATTGCACAACTTCTTTCGCGAACTACCCACTTATCGCATAAACatatacttaaccataaaaattTTTATCGCATAATCTTTTTCGCAGATTTATTCAAACTCCAACTTCTCAATACTTTAGccgaattttttttcttactcaAATTTGAGGAGTCTCACactaactttttttgtttttgtcttttctttccttcaacCTCTCTTATGTTAGCATTAATATATTGATATGtttgtaatattaaaatcttGATACTGATATCAAACgttaatattttaatccttAATTTCAAATGCTTCGATTGAAGATAGTTTAATccatcaatttaaaatatattttagttatttaattctaaatattcttttaacgattattttattacaaattctcttttttttttcttctacttttacAATCTACCTCACTTCATTCTAccaattatttctttaaattctatcaaataTCAcctatataaagaaaaataaaacatatatgtttGCCATTCAAGAACAAGTTaagtattatatatacacatgcaTGTGTCCATAATGACTAATGAGCAAGCCTAAATGGGAATGACTAATGaacaattttgatttcttccGTGAAAGATTAATATAAGTGATGGATATCTAGTGAAGTCAAAATATGTATACATTTTTATAGGAAAATTAGGTGTAGTggagttttattttttgttggaaagtaaatagttttttttatattattattattactgttaaaaaaaacccctaacaataataaaaaggtaTTATAGTATAATAGTACTCATgaaatttcaaaccaaaataagCATAGTTTACTGTCATACAAAGCTGAATGGTTGAATTCCTCcatcaaatattgtgaaaaaatagaaaatgaaaacaaaactttccATATCTATTATAATCCTAATTAATGTATACTGacttacaaattaaatttaatattgttttataataGACTTTGTATCTTACTAACACCTTCATCTTATTACCTATATTAATTTAGACTTAAAGTTATTCAAGTTTCGAAAAAGCACTTTGCGTTAATCGAAAATAACACAATTCTTttctacaaaattaaattaatgcaACTAAAgctcaaaatatttaaacacaattttaatatcttaaaaagttatcaacttaattaaattctatcatttgatgaaaaagttaaaatttgaatctcaaGATGTAAGTAGAAAAGTAGGTGACATTAGTCAAACTAATATGAATATATGGATTACTAATCCacttcacaaaacaaaataaatttgatcgGAAAAATCATCGTACAACTTTCAGGAACGTCCCTCATGAAGAGCTTATTATAAGACCAATCCATCTATTGAAATCATGAATTAATACTTAGATGTAATTGGTAGTGTTTATGTATTTGAAATTAGCATTAACCATAATGAACTCCATTTATAATCGAAGTGTTTATGTAATTCGTAGTGTACTAATTAATCTAATAGTGATGCTGGcaatcttctccttctttatgCATTGGGAACCCAAATCATTCCCCACTTGTAAAGTTCAAAACTTTTTGTAGTTCATCAGTTACGAACTTACAATGCACACaaatctcttcttcctctcatcATTCAatcatttctctcttctccaCTTCTAGTTAATGGAAACCCATCTTCCCTCcctgttttttcttctcattttcctCTCATTTCTCCTCCACTGTCCGGCCAAGCGCTGCCCGGACTGCGGCCGCACGCCGGTGCCGTACCCACTCAGCACGCGCCCGGATTGCGGTGACCCTCTTTACAGAGTCCGTTGCGCCGCTGCCGAGCTCTGGTTCGAGTCCGCAAATGGGTCTTCGTATTTGATCACTTCCGTTAATTCAGTAGCTCGGAAGCTGATCATCCGGCCGCCGGGGTTGGCCAAAAACACCTGCGTGTCATCGGATTTTCGGACCGATGGTTTTTGGCTCGATACGCGCCTTCCTTTCACTATTTCCGATAGAAACACGGTTTTGCTCTATAACTGTTCGATTGAAGTCCTCGAAAATAATTGGAACTGTTCACACAATAGCGTCTGTCATGACTTTATCAAGCAGAATCCGGTGGCAATGGCGGCGTGTAAGACGGCGCCGACGTGCTGTTGGTACACGAGTGGCGGTTCCTTGACTTCGTATAGAATCAGGGTGCGGAAGGAGCGGTGTTCGGCTTATGAgtgttttgttaatttgggTGGTTCTGCTCCGGCGAAGAAGTGGCCGGAACCTGGGGTGGAGATTCAATGGGCACCACCGCGAGAACCACCGTGTCGTGTGGCTATGGACTGCCGGAATTGGGAGAATTCTGCTTGTTTGCCGGACCATACAAACCCCAAGCAGAAGAGGTGCTTATGTAAGGTGCCTTCCAAGTGGGATCCTGTAAATGGATTGTGTAATGGCAATAGTGAGTAATTTCAGTAACATTTACACAATATAAATTCATTATTTGAATGTTTTGTTTGTAATCTTTGATGACATGAAATCTTTGATTTGACgtagatttgaaaatacaGAACAAGACAATTCATAAGAAGAAGCACAAGAAGGTGCCTGTTATTCTTGGGGGAGGTATGTAAATCAAAGGCAAATTATGGTGTATTCATTTGAGTATGAAACTAGAGTGAACTCACTTAACAATGCTGTGTAAACTTGTTCATTCTCAGTAATGGCAGGAGTATTTCTAATGGTGATTGGAGGCTCaatcatatttgtaatttcCAAAAGACGTGAACAGCTTCCAAAAAGGAACGAGCTGAGTTCAAAACAAGTTCGTGAAGTGATTCTAACTGCTAACAGCAGTGGAAAATCGGCGAGGATGTTCACAACCAAAGAGATAGCAAAGGCCACAAACAACTTCTCCAAAGAGAATTTGCTTGGTTCCGGTGGCTATGGAGAAGTCTTCAAAGGCAATCTAGAAGATGGAACTTTAGTAGCTGTTAAACGTGCCAAGCTGGGTAGCATGAAGGGAATTGATCAAATCCTAAACGAAGTTAGGATTCTTTGTCAGGTGAACCATCGATACCTTGTTCGTCTACTCGGATGTTGTCTCGAACTTGAGCAACCACTCTTAATATATGAGTACATCTCAAATGGGAACCTATTTGATCACCTTCATGGGAATACAAGTTCAAGCAAGTGGCCACCATTGACATTAAGTCATCGACTCTACATTGCTCGGCAAACAGCCGATGGCCTTGCTTATCTCCACACTTCAGCCATGCCTCGAATCTATCACCGAGACATAAAGTCGAGCAACATTCTACTAGATGAGAAGTTGAATGCTAAAGTAGCTGATTTTGGGCTGTCTAGATTGGCTATAACTGAGTCAAGCCATATTACAACTGGGGCACAGGGAACATTAGGCTATCTAGACCCAGAATATTACCTAAACTTTCAATTGACAGATAAGAGTGATGTTTACAGTTTTGGAGTTGTCATGTTGGAGCTATTGACTTCTGAGAAAGCCATTGATTTTAAtagagaagaggaagatgtAAATTTAGTAGTTTATATCAAGAAGATCATCCAAGAAGACAGATTGATGGAGGTTGTTGATCCTGTGATTAAACATAGAGCAAGCAGAGTTGAAGTGGAGATAATCAAAGCATTGGGGTCTTTAGCAGCAGCTTGCTTGGATGAAAAGAGGCAGAATAGACCTACCATGAAAGAAGTTGCTGATGAGCTAGCCAACATTATTTCCATTCTTAACAATGAGGTTAGAAATATTGAATAACTGTAaagctacttttttttttttaatgaatttattttgtctGAGTTTCCtatataaaagaagagaaaaatgaaaaaaaagaggcaaGCAATTCCTCCATAGACGTGTATTACTTAGCTTCAGTATTTCCAGGTTTAATTATTAAAGGGTCATTCGGTTGTCATAAATTCACAATCTTCTTATTTCAAcccttttttctaatttttgttttcttaaaaaatagatattaaaGTGAACACGATCTTCTTCAATTCTAACACTAGATTCAAATCTAATCAGATCGAACCTTAGCATAGAAAATTGTGAATGTTGACCCTGCTGCACATCTTATAACTGCCATTAAGAGATGGACAACTGTACAAAGAATCCTAGGAAAACATGTTCTAAGGTCCTAAGTATGTGTGCAAATTGGAGAAATATATGATCCTTTATGACAAAGAAACTGTATTATTTAATAGACATGAAAGATTCTCATAGTAAAGAATCAATATAACAGATCTTCCTAAGAAGAAGCAACATAAATTACAAATCATCCGTGTAAGCTTTTCAGGTAGGGAATGAACTAATCATAAAAAAACTGGAGCGAATTGGGAAcatctcttttgttttaaaaacgaAGAGTTTgtacaagaaacaaaatgtcaaaaaatgaatgttaTAAAAAGGGGGCTATTTACAGATGATATAAGGGCTTGCTTTTGCAAGCATGAGTTTTCTAAACTGAGGCTAATAGAATCCAGAACATGACATGCGATGACATAGCAATAAGAGCCCAGGTGACAAAAGCTAGAGCTATGGAGATCTGAAACATGCTACAAGGAAGTTCTTTATGAAACTTGCAGACGTCCAAATCTTTggcataaagaaaaataatccCAGCCGACGAACTCGCAGCAGCAAGGGTTAAAGTGGCTGTCACCTGCATATTTTATACGTTACTTTaacatttcaattcaaaccaaaccaaaccagTGTTAACTTTTCAAAGACTTGAAGAAACAATAAGACAACAAAGATTTTTCAGTTGCTACATGagatagaaagaaagatgTAATAGAACCCAAATTGTCTGGACGAGACGTTAAAGTAGCTCCTCAGAATAGGCAATATACCGAGTTGATCTATCTCAAGAGGACATAATATTTGCCcattttccataaaaaaaagacaacatGTGTTCAATTGTTCATATGAACAGCAACTCAAACATTGACTAAATTTGGCCCATTTTCCATAAAATAGCACCCTAATTAAACCAATTTAAGCTTCaaccaaaaggaaaagaagcatcaaaaaacaaaaaaccaactAGAAGGTTCCAAGTTAAATTCCATTTAGCAGGTCTCATAAAACACAATAACCATACATTTTAAATTGCTagaatcattatttttatcagATGAAAACTCAAACTAAGTTAAGTTGAATCAAGGCATGAGTATGGTTAAAGACATCCATGAACAATTGAACATAGAGTTAAACAAACAAGTGATAATTTGAGTAAAGTCAGGCCAATAAGGACGTTTATGTTTCTAattgaagaaataagaaacattAACAAATTCAGGGGATAAGATAAATACCCAATCACCAACAACAAACAAACTGACTAGTATTGGGTTTTGAAGGTCTCTTTTTCTCCTCAAAGCATACATATCAAGGCATGCAAGTCCGAAGCTCCAAAGCACTTGTAGTCCCATTGATGCAATCAAATAGctgaattgaaaataagaCATACCAGTCaaaattatgaagaaaaataaacatcaTAATTGTAAGTGgcaatgattatatatatatatgagaaaattgtaaatagCAATGATTAGGACTAGCCACACATTTCCCAGCCCAATGAGGTCTATCAATTCGAGATTAAGGCAAGAGAGCATTTCTGAGGTGTTTCTTTAGCAATGATTAGAACTAGCTCTAAGGAAAAAGAGCTTGTTTCAGTCAGATTATGAGCAGCCCTGTCATTCTATTTAGTGGCCTACTGAAACATTCCTAAACACAGCACTTCTCATCTTCTAAGTCCTGACGAAGGTAAAATATACAAACTGCATATCCCATGCTAACCTCAagtaaattttgctataaaagAACATATCATAGAAATTCCCACCAATATAGATATGGGTCTAAAGTGAAACAGGGAGAATTCTAATAGGTCCTGAATGATTTACTAAATAGACGAACCCTGTGGAGTTCAAGATCTCCCCCTTTTCCTCAAGACTCAACAAGagctaaagaaagaaaaatgccAAAAGATGTAAAACGACTCCCCTCTCTCAGTGACCTTGAGAACTTTGTTCCATACTAACAGAATCCCCATGAGCCTAAACAACCACACACACCTACATTCACGAATAACTTTCATTCCTTACTAATTAACAAGATATGCAGAtcccttttctctttcctatTTCTTCAAGTATAGACCTTAATAATATTTGGGGTTGATCAAATTGTCAACCGTAAAATCTAAGAGGACAGGAAGAAAAGTTGTCAAAATTCTCCACGGGCCATATTAACACTCCAGCCTCTTCAATCATAGAATTATGTCCTATTTGACAGCAGACTAAATGCTGGCAAACAATGTTAGTCAAGTTTGAGGATTTAAAAATGTATGCTGTATTTCACACCAGCCTGACTTCCGTATGGGATAAAACTAAACCAACCTCTATAAGAAATTAGTCTTTAAAATGATACCTTAAACAAGAACCAAATAAGACCTCGGGTTAGATTCGATAATGGTGCAGATCGATTATCATACATTACATAATTTTGCAAATGCTACGTTTTGAATTTTGCAGCGCGAACTTTGGTTTCACCAATAACCAGATAACTTTAGACAAGTTGGATTTGAAAAAACGCTCTTGACATTGCACAATTATATCATACATGTCAAACTCGACAAGGAACACAGATCAGGAATGCATATCATTATTTCATAATCGTCCCCCACTTTCCATCTTGGGTAAGAAAATTCCCAGTTACCAAAATCACCCAAATGAGGAATGAACTTTATCGATTATCGAGTTAAAGAAAGAGGCCACATCTCAAGTAGTAGGGGGCTTGGTTCAAGGGGAAGCAAACGCTTTTCTtcgaaaataataatagaatcaattaatagaataaagaaaatcaagagATGATTGTGTTAAGTTAGTTATTCGAAAGAGTAGAGCagggaaagaaaatggaaataccAAAAAGCAGTGAAGCTAGAGAAACCCAAAGCAGAAACCATAACTCCGATTGAAGCAGCTGCAAATGCAGATTGACCTATTCTCAATGCTAGTCCACTCACCGTCCCCGGTTTTCCAATCAAATGCTTCATATTTTTGCCCCCTTTTCAATCCTCCACCTCCAGCCCCCAGCCCCCAGCCCGGGGGATTGATCGGTGGGTGTTCTTCCCAAACGAGAAGCCAATAGGAAACCCAAAGCCAGTCGGAATCCGGTCAATTCGAAGTGCTGCCAAagtgataaaaagaaaaaaaaaagaaaaagagagagaaaacccaagattcttcaaatttcgaataatgttataaaaaaaaaaaaagaagaaaaaatcggaggttgaagaagagaaaaggaagataatATGGTGGGAAGGAggattggaagaagaagaagaatgaaagcCCACCAAATGGTTGAGTTGagttgaagaaataaaaaagattgggAATTGATTTACCAgttcttctttttccccttttcatTATGAGCTTAAAAGACAAATGAGTTTCATAATTACTTCTTCGTTAATCACTTAATTAATCGTGGAGTGGGCCCAGGTTTAGTTAGCTTTACTACTCACTCTCTGACTCATACTCCTACGtggaatttcattttcttacctttttctttcccttcaaGTTTTTTATTGCCACAAAATAGTTCTTCTTCTATACCtaacctaaaattaaaatcaacaaatcatttttgctttttttacttttttgcctttttgcttttctttaattcaCTTATACCTTTATATTACTGTTCTAAGTATCATTCTTGAGATGCTAAAGTGACCCTTACTCTAACCACtgatatattacaaaataaatggTATTGTatgatgagaaaaaaaaaaagggaaggaTGGAtacatattataaaatttaaaaatgaaattgatcaTAAAACTAACTTAAGGTAATGAAACATAATTTTGATGTTGTTATTTTAACCTTACAAATAgtttattatgaaaatgaatgagatTGTGTGTGAGAAAATAAGGTAAgaattataaagtttaaaatgaaaatgataatgggacataattgttaaaaatattacttacataaaatgggaaaaaaaagtgtatgtataatgtatgtatgtatgattaGGAGTTATAGGGACACCATCTAATGAGTGTAGTGGTTTTgctatgaaaaaaatgaaattataattttagaaaatgaaaaaaaactactCCTAATTGCAATTATATCATAAAAGAGATGACACAATTATGCACTTTTGTTTGGTAaactatatttctttttcttgagaATGTGAACCACATGTTTAAGGATCAACCCCAACCATCCATTTGGCTTTAcacaaaactgaaaaatattatacaaatataatttatagttaAGGAACGAAAGTcagaaaaagttataaaaataaaaagaaatttggtttttttttttcttttcaaatttaaacctttattgtttcaaaaccaaaaattcAACGACCAAGAACCTTTCCGACTTGTTGGATTGAGAATGGGAGCTAACAATTAAAATGTGATACAACAaatatgaattcaaatttctaaactttaacGATGCATTCGGAGGAAGGAAAGGGTTATAGGAAAAGGATTATGATAAACCTTGTTGAAGGTTAGTGCTGTTCCATTGACAATAATTTTCTGTCATAGTCGTAGATATATATAGCTCTACTGCAAATCAAGAACAGAATCTTCATGAACGAGTTGACACGTTTCTGCTAAAATTTggatatatttaaatttccaTCACCCATCAgcataaatttttgtattagtGATTTAACATGATAGCAAATTGTAATGTCATTCCTCCCCAATTCACATTGTTTTCTACATTGGGCCtttcacaaaattttaaaaagacaaGTGGAAGAAGCAGAGTGTTAAAGTTTGGGTATaattatgtttcttgtttgCTGCCACCAGCTCAAATTTCTGGCTTTTGGTTAGTGATTTTACCCATCAGCTTAAGCTGATGGGTTGATCGATGGCTTTTGGAAACTTGTAAACAACCCAAAAGTCTTTTGATTTCAAGACAGTGTAACAAATAACAATGTCTCATTTTGCTTGCAGGTCCTGGAAGTTCAAAACTCGGGCTACAGACTACCGCTGCTATTATTTTTGCACGGTTGGTTTTGGTGCCTTCTACAGGACTTTGGCATAGTCATGTTAGCTGACAAGCTTGGCTTCCTTCCTCCAGATGATAAAATGTTCCACATTCATTCTTCTTCAGCATTCGGTGCCAACATGTGTCCTCTCAAGTAAGCTCCAACTTTGAGAACAACTAAGAACAAACAAGCGAATACTCAAATTGATCAGCAGTCTTCGCCTCATTATTCATTTCCTGAAATGAAAGAAGCGAAGCTTGTTTAAGTCAAAATACATGTCCTTGAAGGCTTTAACTCATGAAGCAAATTATTGTCTGTAGGTGTTGTGGCTACTTTGAGGGGCTGTGGTAGTGATTTTGCTGCTATTCTTTTCTGGGTTCATATATTTTCTGTCATCTAAAGAAATTGCAACCTTGTGAATaagtttcatattttcaatacTTCTGCTTATTCTTTGTTAAATAAGTGTGCCATTCGTTATTTGTAGAGAAGACTAGTATCGTCtagaaatagtttttttttttttgtttgagatgACTGTgtataatcataaaattaagagaaatagTTGCTTCAATACGGTGTGAACAAGAGATGTTCTATTAATGAATAATTCATGTTTGTAGATCACATGGAGAAAGACATTATGGAGAGATGAATAAAGAGATTATGTTAATTGTACTTCCATGAGGATGGTGCTGGATTTTTGTTCTATGTGTCCAATATCTACGACTTTTCCATGCATACATGACGTAAGATATgttattacaaaaatattgttaagtaattatgtttgaattttcatggttttcattttcttatcatTACAATTGTAGGgatcatacaaatttattgataaagGCAAAACTTCGAGTCTATACAAGTCGTTCTTGAATTTTGGATCCATCTCATTTTCAAGTTATAAAGAATCAAGTGCACAACtgttgaaaactaaattacTTGGAGCAGATTATAATCAACTTTGTACTATTTCCTTAAAATTTCGGAAGTATATTCTTCGATGGACCCCTCTTGTTCATGTTTAGTCTCCTTCGTTTCAAAAGTGGTTTCTATTTCTACATATGTTTCTTCCTTGCTTTCTTATGTTTTTccgtttcttttcttttcgttgAATGAGTGACGGTATTCTACCTAAATAGTAGACACAAGGAATAAATAAGATAATACTAAAGATTCAAGCTATAGAATTTCTCAATTCCGACGCAAGGTACTTATTAGATCTAATGTTAAACCATATTCAccatattaaataaatgtcgtgTTCATAGTTTTCATCCACTGTATTATCTATTCTAGTGGTAACATTCTCtgagttaaattttttatcatacCTTGTAACTTCGATCAATTCCAAATTCACTATATTGGTATGGTTGTGTATGCAAATCTAAATCTGCATCTTATGGATGTAGTCACAACATATTTATATGATCTCTTGATAATGGTATTTATATGAAAgttccaatattatttaagatacctaaaacatacaaatcaaattttcgggaattatattcaataaagttacaAAGATCATTGTATGGATTGAAACAATCATGACGAATGTGGTACAATTGCtgattgaatatttgttgaaacaatgatatcaaaataatccAATATGTCAAgcatttttataaagaaatcacaatcataattttctattatagctatatatgttgatgatttaaatataattggaaCTCTTGAAGAACTTTTAAAGGCATTAGAAtatcttaagaaaaaattcGATACGAAATAGTTCAAGATGAAAGATCTaagaaacaattaaattttgcccgcaaattaaagaaatatttgttcatcaatcaacttatacaaaaaaaaaaaaaaaagttttgaatatgTTTTATATGGATAAAGTATATCATTCATTGAACATTCCAATTCAAGTTTGTTCTAGATTTGCAGAAAGATATAGTTCAACCTGGAGATGATAATGAACAACTACTTGGTCCAAAATACCATATTTTAGTGCAATTGGTGCAATATTTTGCTAATAATATAGGACCATATATTGCATGTTCATAGTGATACAATTCATCTCCAACAAAAAAGGCATTGAAATGGAATTAAACATATACTTCATTATATTCGAAGAATAATTGATATgagattattttattcaaataaatcaaaatttaacctAGTTGGTTTTGCAGAttctagatatttatttaattcacaCAAAGTTAGATCTCAAACAAGTCATCTATACACATGTGAAGGAACTGCTATATCTTGACGATCATT
This is a stretch of genomic DNA from Cucumis sativus cultivar 9930 chromosome 4, Cucumber_9930_V3, whole genome shotgun sequence. It encodes these proteins:
- the LOC101204219 gene encoding wall-associated receptor kinase-like 20, whose translation is METHLPSLFFLLIFLSFLLHCPAKRCPDCGRTPVPYPLSTRPDCGDPLYRVRCAAAELWFESANGSSYLITSVNSVARKLIIRPPGLAKNTCVSSDFRTDGFWLDTRLPFTISDRNTVLLYNCSIEVLENNWNCSHNSVCHDFIKQNPVAMAACKTAPTCCWYTSGGSLTSYRIRVRKERCSAYECFVNLGGSAPAKKWPEPGVEIQWAPPREPPCRVAMDCRNWENSACLPDHTNPKQKRCLCKVPSKWDPVNGLCNGNNLKIQNKTIHKKKHKKVPVILGGVMAGVFLMVIGGSIIFVISKRREQLPKRNELSSKQVREVILTANSSGKSARMFTTKEIAKATNNFSKENLLGSGGYGEVFKGNLEDGTLVAVKRAKLGSMKGIDQILNEVRILCQVNHRYLVRLLGCCLELEQPLLIYEYISNGNLFDHLHGNTSSSKWPPLTLSHRLYIARQTADGLAYLHTSAMPRIYHRDIKSSNILLDEKLNAKVADFGLSRLAITESSHITTGAQGTLGYLDPEYYLNFQLTDKSDVYSFGVVMLELLTSEKAIDFNREEEDVNLVVYIKKIIQEDRLMEVVDPVIKHRASRVEVEIIKALGSLAAACLDEKRQNRPTMKEVADELANIISILNNEVLEVQNSGYRLPLLLFLHGWFWCLLQDFGIVMLADKLGFLPPDDKMFHIHSSSAFGANMCPLK
- the LOC101210679 gene encoding CASP-like protein 5B2, giving the protein MKHLIGKPGTVSGLALRIGQSAFAAASIGVMVSALGFSSFTAFCYLIASMGLQVLWSFGLACLDMYALRRKRDLQNPILVSLFVVGDWVTATLTLAAASSSAGIIFLYAKDLDVCKFHKELPCSMFQISIALAFVTWALIAMSSHVMFWILLASV